One genomic window of Arthrobacter sp. KBS0703 includes the following:
- the hemL gene encoding glutamate-1-semialdehyde 2,1-aminomutase — MTSSMPRNEELFDRARQLMPGGVNSPVRAFGSVGGTPRFMVSAKGPYLTDADGNEYVDLVCSWGPALLGHAHPAVLEAVHAAVDRGLSFGASTPDEANLAAIVKERVTAVERLRMVSTGTEATMTAIRLARGFTGRNLVIKFAGCYHGHLDGLLAAAGSGVATLALPGSAGVTAATAAETLVLPYNDLGAVEAAFAEHGPNIAAVITEAAPANMGVVTPGDGFNAGLSRITAAHGALLIIDEVLTGFRTGYSGYWGLTGGAADAAEKWSPDLLTFGKVIGGGMPTAALGGRADVMDYLAPLGPVYQAGTLSGNPVAMAAGVATLTHATRDVYAFVDARSLELSSALSAALDGAGVDHSIQRAGNLFSVAFGTSERGVHNYSDAQKQDVFRYAPFFHSMLDSGVYLPPSVFEAWFLSAAHDDAAMNRIFEALPAAAEAAAAAKA; from the coding sequence ATGACCTCCAGCATGCCTCGCAACGAGGAACTCTTTGACCGCGCCCGCCAGCTCATGCCAGGCGGCGTCAATTCCCCGGTCCGCGCCTTCGGATCGGTGGGCGGCACGCCCCGGTTCATGGTCTCTGCCAAGGGACCGTACCTGACCGACGCCGACGGCAACGAATACGTTGACCTCGTCTGCTCCTGGGGCCCGGCACTGCTCGGCCACGCCCACCCGGCCGTCCTCGAAGCCGTGCACGCCGCCGTCGACCGCGGCCTGTCCTTCGGCGCCTCGACGCCTGACGAAGCTAACCTTGCGGCGATCGTCAAGGAACGGGTGACCGCCGTCGAGCGGCTGCGCATGGTGTCCACCGGCACGGAGGCCACCATGACGGCGATCCGGCTGGCCAGGGGCTTCACCGGCCGCAACCTCGTGATCAAGTTCGCGGGCTGCTACCACGGCCACCTTGACGGACTGCTTGCCGCGGCCGGCTCCGGCGTGGCAACCCTGGCCCTGCCAGGTTCGGCAGGGGTCACGGCCGCCACTGCCGCCGAAACGCTCGTGCTGCCCTACAACGACCTCGGCGCCGTCGAAGCAGCCTTCGCCGAGCACGGGCCCAACATCGCCGCCGTGATCACCGAGGCGGCACCGGCCAACATGGGCGTAGTCACCCCCGGCGACGGCTTCAACGCGGGGCTCTCCCGGATCACGGCCGCCCACGGCGCGCTGCTGATCATCGATGAGGTCCTCACGGGGTTCCGCACCGGCTACTCCGGCTACTGGGGGCTCACGGGCGGGGCAGCGGACGCAGCCGAGAAGTGGAGCCCGGACCTGCTCACCTTCGGCAAGGTGATCGGCGGGGGCATGCCGACGGCGGCCCTCGGCGGCCGCGCCGACGTCATGGACTACCTCGCACCCCTCGGGCCCGTCTACCAGGCGGGCACGCTGTCCGGGAACCCGGTGGCCATGGCTGCCGGCGTGGCCACCCTCACGCACGCCACGCGGGACGTCTACGCGTTCGTGGACGCGCGCTCACTCGAGCTCTCGTCGGCCCTTTCCGCAGCCCTGGACGGGGCCGGCGTCGACCACTCGATCCAGCGCGCCGGAAACCTGTTCTCGGTGGCGTTCGGCACGTCGGAGCGGGGCGTCCACAACTACAGCGACGCGCAGAAGCAGGACGTTTTCCGCTACGCGCCGTTCTTCCACTCCATGCTGGACTCCGGCGTGTACCTCCCGCCGTCCGTCTTCGAGGCCTGGTTCCTGTCCGCCGCACACGACGACGCCGCCATGAACCGGATCTTCGAAGCGCTGCCTGCCGCGGCTGAAGCTGCCGCCGCCGCGAAGGCCTGA